CACCCCTGAATGCATCTGGTAAACTGGATATTCTGAGCGAGTCGGATCAATACGGCATGTCCAACCCCGAGAATCTCCCCGGCCCGGCCGCCGATGCCAACCATGATTACGACTGGTTTATCAATGAGATGCAACGTGAGGCTCAGGCGCCGCCTGGTTCTAAAGAGTCGGATGATGCGTCGGCATCGCAGGGGCTGTCGGTTACAGACCCGGCCTCGTTTGTCGACCCCATCACACCGCCGCCCGGCCCGCCCGCCGCTGGTGAAAGTGTCGTAAAGTTCATTGATGAGTTCAAAAAGGAAGTAGACAAGATTCATGACTCAGAACCTGAGAGCATTGCGGTAGAGTCCGACAAAACCGGCGGCAAGCGACCATCGGACGACCGAGGTTGGGAAGATTCTCTGGAAAAGATTACACCCGACCGGATCAATCTGTTCAAGCGGGAATTCGTTGATCTGCTGGCTGAAAAAATCGCCTCAAAAATCGTAGACAAGATTGACAGTCAAAAACTACTCAGTATGTTAAAGAATGAGATCATGGCCCAACAAACTCAGAAAAGCCAGGATTATTCTTGAACGACCGTGCAAAACCCACCGGCCCATATTTGAGAGGCCGGCTACAAGCATCAGTGGTATTCATCACCGACAAATTGGAATTGATGTCCGGGCAGACAGACTCGGATACAGTGTGAACATGGAACGACCTGACACCCTCGGGGGTACGGCAATCTGGAAAAACGATTCATGAAAGACGCTCTTGGGCGACCACGCCATCGTCTGGCTACGGCTGTCCTGACCTTTTTGATCCTTGGTTGGTTCGCAAACGTTGTTTTGGCCGAAATAGATTTTGGCGGTCCACCGACAGACTTCGATGAACCGCTGGTGAATGTCTCGACCGCCCTGTCCTACAGCAGTGTGGAAGCAGGCGAATCATACAGGGCCGCCCTGATTGCCCAGATGATACCGGGCTGGCATATCAACTCTGCTCATCCCTACCAAGACTGGCTTATTGCCGCCCAACTTTCTTTTGAACCACCCCCGGGCTTTCAGCTGTCCGACATCGACTTTCCCGAGGGGCACGATGTGGCCTTTTTGGATGAACAGATTTCCGTTTACTCGGATCGGGCGGTTTTTCTTTTCTCCGTCACGGTGGCGGCAGATGTTGCCGACGGCGTGTATTCACTACCGGTCGCATTGAACTATCAGGCCTGCGATGATTCGACCTGTCGGCCGCCGGAAACAATTGAGTCGATGCTGACAATCAACGTTGGCCAATTGGGTACGCTCACACACACCGATTTTTTCGATAACAGTGAAGCTCAGACGGCTTCGAACCAACCCCCCAACGGCGGCGAGACCAACGAGCTGCAACAGTTGGTCGACAAATATGGCCTTTGGGGTTACTTCCTGGCGCTCGGTTTGGCTTTTGTGACGGGTTTGTTGTTGTCGTTCTCGCCCTGCACCTATCCGATGATTCCGATCACGGTCAGCATCTTTGCCGGCCAGCAGCGTTCGTTGGGTCGAGGCTTTATCATGTCGTTGTTCTATGTCGGTAGTATGGCTGTTATTTACGGCCTTATGGGGCTGGTTGTATCGTTGGTCGGTGGCGTCTTCGGCGCCTGGCTGGCCAGCACACCGGTAGTGATCGGTATCGCGGTGATCTTTTGTGTGTTTTCCCTTTCGATGTTCGGCCTCTATGAGTTGCAGGTACCGATGTTTCTCCGACAGAAACTGGGAACCACTAAAGGCGGCGGTGGAATCGGTGGAGCCATACTGTTGGGTGCGGTCGCTGCTCTGGTGGTCTCGCCCTGTGTGGGTCCGTTTGTGGCCGGAATACTTCTCTATATCGCCACCCACGGTTCGCCGTTAATCGGCTTCATAGTGCTGTTCGTCTTCGCCATGGGACTGGGAACCTTGTTCATCATCATTGGAACATTCTCTTCAGCCATCAATTCCCTGCCGAGAGCGGGCGAATGGATGGACCAGGTCAAAAAGTTTTTTGGCTTCGTCCTGTTGATAATGGCCTTGTATTTCCTTCGCACGATCATACCGCCGATAACGATGGCCATTCTGACCGGCCTGCTTTTGTTAGCCTTCGGCGTCTTCGGCGGTGGACTGGATCGACTCACCGGCGAAGCCGGCGGGTTCGCTCGCCTCAAAAAGTACCTGGGTCTAATCTCGCTGCTCATAGGTGCCTACTTGCTCATCGGGACGATTCTGCTGGAAGGACTAATCCTGCCGCCGGCCTCCCGGTGGCTGCCGGCCGTTGGAGCCGGAACCTCACAGCAACAAGAGCACGGGATCGATTGGCTCACCGACCTGGACAAAGGGCTCGCTCAGGCCAGAGCCGAGGGCCGGCCGGTCTTTATCGACACCTGGGCAACCTGGTGCGCCAACTGTCGTGTTCTGGAGAAGAAAACATTCAGTCATCCCGACGTTATCAAAGAGGCCGATCGTTTTGTGCCGATTCGCGTGCAGCTTGAAAAGGCCGACTCTGAGATAACCAGGAACTTCATGGACCGTTTCGGCTTGAAAATATACTCTCTGCCCACCACGCTGCTGTTGGACTCTGAGGGCGCCACACAGATGATTCGACAAGGCGTCATCTCTCCGGAGGACATGGTCGCTCGGATGCAGCAAGTGAAGTGACTTCTGCCCTGATTTTTTACCTTATACACTTGTTTTTTTTGCGGACGAGTTATTGACTCGGAGCTTGACCAACTTTATATTCCCGCCGATTAAAAAATAGCAGGTTTACAAACAATGCCAAGACAGAAGAAAAACTCAAGTGTAATCGCCGTCTGCATCCAGGAGCCTTTTGAAGATGGGTCCAGCATGGACCTCGGTTCCATACAGGGGGACGACCTGCGATTTCTACATCAGGCGTTCATCTCCGATACCATCACGCACGCCCTGGATATTGAGACGGCCGATACACGACTGTACTACATCGACGACACGGACCGCAAACGATTCGTCCAGATCATACACGACTACCTCCAGAAGAAACTGACAAATCAGAAAGCCGAAGCGTTCAAGAAACGGTTTAACCTGTTTGAACAGGAAAAGGAACGCTGGGGCATCCGAGCGGAAAAACTGTTCGCAGACTGTTTCGCTTCAGGCTACGATAACGTCTTGTTAGTCGGTAGTCGCACGCCGACGATTAGAGCCAGCATGCTCAAAGCCGCGCTGCGAAAGCTTGAAACGTCGGATGCCGTTTTCGGTCCCACCCCCGAAGGACGCTACTATATCATAGGCATGTCCGGCGGCGCGAGAATCCAGCTGAGTGATTTCGACTGGAAGTCACCCTCGATTTATTCGGAAGTGGTCGAAGCTCTGACGGCCAAGGGTCTGGCCTGGTCCGAGCAGGAGATTTGGTACGCAGTAGAGACCACCGATGAACTTGAAATGATGGTTCGCGACATCAACCAATACCGCTACGAGGGAGACGAATCCACGGCCATCGAAACCGAGAAGGTCATGGAAAGACTGCTGGCCAAGCTGGGAGAATAGGTGGAACTCAAGCTACAGCGATTGAGTTGGCTGAAAGTCTCGGAACTCGTTCCCCGCAAAATCGACACCGTCATACTACCAGTGGGCACTGTTGAGGCGCACGGCTCCGACTGTCTGGGCACCGACAATTTCATTCCTGAGAACATTGCCGAAGGGATCGCCGAGCGCGTCAACGCGCTGGTCGCACCCACGCTGCCCTTCGGAATCACCAAGTCCCTGCAGCGTTATGCAGGTTGTATCACCTTGAAACCGGAAACCTTTGCCAACGCCGTTACTGAGATCATCGGATCGTTCAAGCAAGCCGGATTCAAGAACGTGATTGTGATGAACGGTCACGGCGGCAACAACAACGTGCTCAAAACAGTCGCGCACGATTGCCATCGTGACTATACCGTGAATGTCTGTGTCATTCATTGGTGGATGTTGTGCGCTCAGATGACCGAAGAGTTCTTTGGACATGTCGGCGGCCATGCCGGTACCGATGAAAGCGCCATGGTTCAGGCTATCGATGAAACTCTGGTCGACAAAGATGCATACGATCCCAAACAGGCCTGGTACTTCCGTCCCGGCGCCGATGTCTACCCTGTTCCCGGCACGATACTGCTATACAAAGATGGCGTCGGTGCGCCTGAATACGATGCCGAGAAATCCCGGCAGTACCGCGAGAAAGTAATCAAGACGGTCGGCGAGTTTACCGAGCTTGTGCTTACACGCTGGCGCCAGCAGGGGCTGTAGACCCAGACAGGCGTCTGGGGGGTGCGCGTAGCGCGAGAGACAGGCTTGCCTGTCACCCTGAGCGCAGTCGAAGGGTAGTCAGCTATTTCTTCATCGCTTCTTTACGCATGGCCGGGGGTAGCTTCTCAATAGCATAGCGCAAAGCCGTGCGCGGCATGACGGCGCGATGTTTCAAGACGTAGTTATAGACTTCATCCCGGAACTCGTGCGTGGCTTCTTTCAGCATCCAACCGTACCCCTTTTGCACCAGGTCTTCCTCGTCCATCATGAGTGTGTCGGCGACTTCGAAAGCGTCCGACAATGCCTGCTTCTTTCTGAGCGACACAATCAGACAGACGGCCGAGGCGCGACGCATCCACATGTTTTTTGATTTCGCCCACTTCTTGGTGCGTGGAATCAATTCCGGGTACATCAGAATCAAGTGCCCCAAGGCGCGACAGCATAGATTGTCGACCGTGCCCCAGTTGACAAGATGTTTCTTGGCCCATCGTTCGAACCGTGCGAAGTCCGATTTCGTAAAGTCCTTGCGGCACCGAAAGGCAAAGTCGAAAGCCAACCCTATGCGTGCTTCGAGATCGGAGGACAGCAGTTCTTCGCAATGACCGAAGATATCTTTCTTGGACTTCTTCTTGATCGTTTCCCAGATGTCGTTGGACAACTGTTTGAAGACCGGTCCTTTGAGCATCCAGGGTTGATCCAGTTTTTCCTTGAAGAAGCGCTGGGCGTTGATACGGTACTTGCGGGACTCGTATTTTTTCAACTCACGCGCGACCTGTTTTAGGAATGGTGATGTTTGCATGTTCTCCTCTGACTTTGTCCTAACATGCCTCATATTGTGGACAAGTCAATCACATTTTCTGAGATTCCCTCAATTTCGTCCTGAGTAATGCCCGGTAGGGTGGGTCCGTCTTCGCCTGCACGCCGTGGCGCGGACCCGCCTTTATTGTCTGTCGTTCCGGGCTTTGACCCGGAATCCAGTACTCGACTCGAAGGAAGTATGCCGGATCAAGTCCGGCAGGACAGCATCGGACGCGCGTAGCGCGAAAGAGTGATCTATCACCTCACCCTGAGCCCACCACCTCATCCTGAGCGGAGTCGAAGGATGAAGTATGCCCCCCTAAAACCGCTCTAGATACGTCAGGCGAAACGAACGTGTGAAAGTGTCTGAATCGCGGCGATTAATCAGGAGGTCTTTCAAAAGAAACTCCAGTTCCAGATTCTCGGTCACCAACCACTTGATCCCTGTGTTGAGATAACCTCTCCCCTTGCCGGAATACGGGTTGGTACTACCGTTGGGTAGTTTGGATTTATTGTCATCTAGAGCAGCATCGAATTCGGCTACGACAGCCAGGTTGTACTGGAACGTGGCATCGAAACCGACGAAGACGTTGGGATCGGTTTCGTCATCCCCCTCGTTTTCCAGCGAATAGTTGACCCCGGCATGCCAACCGGATGTCCAATTGTAAAAATAGAAGCTTCGACTGACCACAGCGTAGAAACCGCGTGACTTGAAAGTGTAGCGATCCAGAGAGCTATCGCTTATCCAGGCGCCAAAACCCTGCGAGCAAAAGCCGAAGGTCACGGCCGGGAAAACCTCGATCTCATCAACGACACGAAACTTGACATTGAACTGGATCTGCGGATTCCAATTGGGATCGCGATTGGACAGAATGTTTTCGGCCCCATAGGAGATACCGAGCGTGAGTCGATTGGACAGGCCGATATTAGTGTAAGCCAGGCAGCCGCCGTTGGGATAGAAACGAAAGCCGGCTGAGTAGTAGGCGCGGGGTAGCGTGCCCGCCGTCGGCATGTCCACCAGCCAGCGCGGCGGCACATCGTAGAGGCTGGTTTGGGCGTCATTGATCACTTGTTGCGCTGAGACCACCGTCGGAGCGGCGTTCAGCATTAGAAGGCAGATCAGCAGGGATCGGATAGTTCTATTCATAGCACGACCTTTGTTTATCGCGGTTTCTAATCGTTGAAAGATAGATGTCCTCCTCAAGATCAGTCAAACAAAAACCTGGTGTGTGATAAATCACTTCTTGCGCTTCGCGCCTTGTGAAACTAACAAGCAGATATTCAAGTGGTCTTGGGCGACCCCGCCCGACACCTCTCTCCCACCTGGGGGCCGTCAGGCGAGTCGCCAGACAGCACCTTTGCCAGATACCCACCGCAACGAACAAGTCCCGTCATTGCGAGCCACGCCAAGCGCGTGGCGCGGCAATCTCAAATTGTAGATGGAAGGCGATCCTTCGACTGCACACAGGGTAACGGCGGATGAGATTGCCGCGTCGTCCCCCGCTGGCGGCGGGGGACTCCTCGCAATGACTCAGTAGGAGACTCTGCCAAAAGCCCGGACGTCCAGGCCACCCAACCTGCGACGGGCCGCTTTCAGTTCACACCGACTAAGCGGTAGAACTGTTCGGCCAGGTCGGCGGTGATAGGTCCGGTTGCTACCCTGTGGCTCTTGCGTCCTGCTTTGACTAACGAAACACCGACAACCAGTTTCAGCGAACTGGAGATGAACAACTCGTCCGAGTCAAGCAGTTGCAAGAGTGAGCAGTTCTTCTCGGCGATAGAGTGACCGATCCGGCGGGCTTCTCTCAGCACGATCTTACGTGTAATGCCCTCAAGACAACCGGACGAAATGGGTGGCGTGAAAATGCGCCCGTTCTTTACCCAAAACACATTGGCCGACGTAACCTCGGCTACCTTGTCGTCCTGGTTAAGCAGAAGAGCATCATCGCAGCCGGCCCGACGCGACTGCAAGAGGGCGGCCGCGTGGATCACATACGACAGTGTCTTGATACGTCGAAAGACCGACTTGTGATCAACACGAAAGCGAGACACCTGGATGCGGAAGGGCCGTGCAGGCATGGTGTGCGGCGAGGCGCTCAGGATCACCTGCGGTTTCCCCTGACGTCCGACCCAGCGGGCCGCTTCACCGGCGGTAAGCGTCAGCCGCAACTTGGTAATCCGATCCGGGTGAGCGCGCACTGTTTTCTTCATCCAGCCAGTCAAACGCTCGGGCGTCACAGGTATGTCCAGGCCGATCACTTTGGCGCCTCGGTACAAACGGCTCAAGTGCTCCTTGAGAAAGATGATACGATCATCGACAGCCAGCAGCGTCTCGAACAACCCCTCGGCATACAACAGGGCGTTGTCAAAGACCGAGATGCGGGCATCCTCGCGGTCGTGAAACCGTCCGTTGATAGTCGTAACAGTCTTCAGCAAACCGTTTCCTCCTGCTGCACACCAAGCGACTTGAGCAGATTGCGGGCCTTCAGAAGCATCTCGTCATATTCAGAATCGGGATCACTATCAGCCACGATACCACCACCGGCATGGACTTGATACTGCCCCCCGGCGTGAATCATGGTTCGGATAGCGATATTGAAATCGGCCTTGTCACCATCCACGTATCCGATGCAGCCGGTATATACCGACCGCGGCAGAGTTTCCATGTCGGCAATAATTTCCACGGCGCGCTTCTTCGGTGCCCCGGTGATCGAACCCCCGGGCATGAGAGTTGCCACAATATCTTTCAACCGGACATCGTTCCGCAGTTCGGCTGAGATATCGCTTACCAGATGAATCAACGATGAATAGGTTTCTGTCTTGAAGAGACGTTCGACTTCCACCGTCCCGGTCCGCGCGATACGTCCGAGATCGTTACGTTCGAGATCGACTATCATCAACAGTTCGGCGCGGTCCTTGTCAGACTCAAGGAGCCGACGGCGGCTGTAGTCGTTGGCCATAGGGTCATCGCTGGCGGCAATGGTCCCTTTGATGGGACCGGTGCTGATACGCCCGCCCTCTTTTAGAAACATCCGCTCCGGTGATGTTGAAAGTATCTGATAATCTCCAAAATCCAGGTAGGCACTGTATGGAGCCGGGTTAAGACGCCTCAAACGACGGTACACATCGAAGGGAGGGGCGTCCGAGTTCACATCGATACGCGTCGTGAAATTGGCCTGGTAGATGTCTCCCTCGCGGATGTGGTCCTTAATAGCTCGGATGCGTTCTATGTAGTCGGCACGACTGGTTTGGATTAAACACTCGCCGCCGGATTGGTCGACAGCATCATCAATACTATTGGCACCGACGCTTTCGGTGTGGTCGAATTTCTGCGCCCGATCAAAGAACAGAAACCGCACCGACGGGATCGAACCGTACACGGACGGCGTGACACCGACAAACGGCAACATTGCTTCATACGAGATATACCCAACCGAAAAGTACTGCCGGCTTTCCCACAAACCTGAAAGTTCATCCCAAATATCGCGCCCCGGAAGCACCTGAACCGCTTCGCCCGACTTGCGAACCTGCACACGATTCTCATGAAGTGCAACATCAATCTGCGGATCACCGGCGACAAACGAGTTGTGCCCGCGATCATCAAAGCGCAGGGTTGAATCCAGCCAAACCGATCCGGGCCTGCCTGCTACCGTCGCAAAAAACGCTTCCGGTGAAGACACAACTTCTTTGGTGACAATTTCTGTTTCCATATCAGAGCGCCAAGCTAACGACCAGAACCGATTTGTCAACCCCCAGCAACAAGTTGCTTCTGTTGGGCACCAGCTTGCGGCGGCAACACAGCACGAAACAAAAGAGACCCAGTTATGGGCAGGCTTGACCCTGTCACCCTGAACGCAGTCGAAGGGTGCTCGTTGAGGCAAGAAATTTGTGATTGAGCCGGGCTGCCGGGCTGCCTATATTGGGCACATGGATATTTTCGAGAAAGACTCCCCCCTGTCGGAGGAGGCGGTGCACAATGCTTCCCCGCTGGCCGATCGGATGCGCCCGCAGACTATCGATCAGTTTGTGGGCCAGTCGCGGGTTTTCGGTGTCGGCACACCTTTGCGCCAAGCCATCGAGCGCGACCAGGTCGGGTCGCTGATTCTGTGGGGACCGCCCGGCTCCGGCAAAACCACGCTGGCCCGTTTGATCGCCAGTACTACACGGGGACAGTTTGTGCCGTTCTCGGCCGTGACTTCAGGCATCAAAGAGGTCAAGGCGGTCATCTCCAAAGCGGGCAACTATTTCAAATTGTCCGGTCGACGCACTTATATTTTCATTGACGAAATCCATCGTTTCAACAAAGCGCAACAAGACGCTTTCCTGCCCTATGTGGAATCGGGCGACATCGTGCTCATCGGGGCGACTACGGAGAACCCCTCGTTCGAAGTCAACTCCGCGTTGCTTTCACGCATGAGGGTCTATGTTCTTGAACGGCTCAGCCCAGCCGATATTCGAAAGTTGATCGAAAGAGCGTTGTCCGACAAAGAGTCTGGGCTGGGGGGCGGCAATGTGCAGATCGATGAGGACGGGCTCGATTTTGTGGCCGCGGCCGCCGATGGCGACGCGCGCCGGGGCTTGTCACTTTTGGAAGCGGCAGCAGCCTTTGTCGAGTCGGGCAAGACAATCACAGTCGATGACCTCAAGCAGGTGCATCAGCGAGGGCTGGCTCTCTATGATAAAGCCGGCGAGGAACATTACAATCTCATATCCGCTCTGCACAAAACTATCCGGGGCGGCGATCCCGATGCATCCCTCTACTGGCTGGCCCGGATGCTCGAAGCCGGTGAGGAACCCATGTATATCATCAGAAGACTGGTGCGGTTCGCCACTGAAGACGTCGGCCTGGCTGATCCATACGCGCTGACTTTGACTCTCAACGCCCGTGATGCTTTTCATTTTCTCGGCCCGCCCGAGGGGGAGTTGGCCATTGCGCAGGCTGTCATCTACATGGCTTGTGCGCCGAAATCCAATTCTGTTTACACGGCCTTCAAAGCTGCAAGAGTCGATGCTGTGGAGAAAGGGTCCCTGCCGGTGCCGCTGGGATTGCGTAACGCGCCGACTTCTCTGATGAAAGATATTGGCTACGGCTCCGGGTACCAGTACGCCCACGAGTTCAAAGATGGTGTAACCGGTCAGGAGTATTTCCCGGAGGAACTGGCCGGTACCAGCTACTATAAGCCCGGCGCGATCGGTCGTGAAAAGCGGCTGGCTGACTATCTGGCGCAGTACAAGGAATTCCGCGAAAAACTGAAGGACGACTCGTAGAATAAGGTGATTTGTCGAAACCTCGTCCTTCGACTGCGCTCAGGACGACACGGTCAAGCCGGCACAAATCACTGGAAAGGAACTGACATAGAGAGGCGGCGCGCGAAGCGCGAAAAACAGGCTTGCCTGTGGTTCGACTCCGCTCACCATGAGGTGGAAAACGCACGTAGCGCGAAAAAGTGATTTATCACTCCCCCCCCAACACCTCACGCAAAACCGGACGGGCAGCATCGGAAACGATCTGGTAACCCTTGTCGTTCAAGTGCACCGGGTCAACCGAACAGTCGCGCGGCAATAATCCGTTTTCATCGCCGATTGCGGCTGCGAAGTCAATAATCGGGTAGTGGTTCGACTCGGCAAAGGCACGCACCCAGTCGTTGAACTTTGAGAGACTGTCGGCCACAGAAAAATCGCCGATCCGCGCCTCTGGTTTGCCCGACGGAATTATCGTCGACACAATCGGCACGATGTCATTCGAGTGGGCCAACTGCGCCAACATGGTCATGCCATCTTCGAGAACCTTGTTGGGCATCTGCGGCCGGACGTTGATCGAACAAAACTTGATTATCACAGCCTTGGGGTCAAGCTCCAGCACGTCTCGCTTGTAGCGCGCCAGGATTCCGGGCACCAACTGTCCGCCGACACCCCTATTGACAAGCGGAAACTCAGGTAAAAACTTCTCGAAGTCCCAACGTTGGGTAATCGAGGCACCCAGAAAAACGATGCGCGACGAATCAGCTTCACCTCGTTCGATCTTCGCCAGGAGTTCAGCGTTTTCCTGAGCATAAGCGACCCTCGGAGCCGACTGTTTGGTCGTACCGGTCAGTTTGCGTTTGATATCTCCCAGCGGCGAGCCGCCGTACTTGACATAATTGAAAAAGGCCCAAATCGCTACAATGTTCAAAAGCAGCGAACCGGCCAGCACCAGTATCCAGAAGTATCGCATGACATCCATTCCTTCTATTTGATTCTTTTCACTGCCTAAAGATTTACTTTCCGGGCCGGGTTGCCCATGAATGTGCAGTTATCCGGCGCATCTTTGTAAAGCACGGCACCGGCCGCGACAGTACAGTTTTCCCCCACGTTGGCCATTACGATTGCTTCCTGCCCAATCCAACTATTGGCGCCGATTGTGATCAGATCGTACTGTTCGGTGGCGGTTTGATCAGAAGTTCGTTCATCCGGTCGCCCGTGCTGATATTTGCCGCTGATAACCGAGACGCGTGCGCCAAAAAGCACGTTGGGCCCAATATCGGCACAGCCAATAATCGTGTAGACGCCCAGAACCACACCCGAGGCCACGCTGACGTCACGGTGTGACAACATACTGCCCAGCATGAAACTGGCATCGGGAGACACATTGCGACAGGTGGCCAGGTAGAAACCGAGCCTGAAGTATTGGCCGACTATCGTTGGAAAAAGCGACAAAATCTCTTTGCAGGCGCCGTACACGCGCTCGTATCGCCGACCCATAATGGCTGCCTCCAGCCAGGTGAGCAGGATAAGCGGTAACGTGCAAACGACACCACACACCAAAAGGAATCTTTTGACAACCAATCTGATCATAAACCTTCTATCGGCTTACCACACCTGTACAGTAATGCTACCGCCACCCGTATATGAAGGCAACTACAAAAAGGGAAAGTTGAGGGGCTTGTTTTGGTTGGCCGGAAACGAACAGAGAATATGCGGCCTTCTCTGACATTTCGGCAAGACTCAAGTTGAGGTTTTCGTGTCTGCGTGGGACACAAGGGAAGTATCAGGAACCGTTCTTTCGCTGGACGAACTTAACCAGGTTGTCGATGGAATCCAGGTTGTCCGGTACCAGATCGTCATCGTCGACCGTGAACTGATAGGTTTCTTCAAGGAATCCGACCAGTTCGAGCACGCCGGTAGAATCAATAATGCCAAGCTCCAGAAGTGATCCGGAGTCCGACAATTCGGAGGCATCCTGTCCCATCATGAAGTTTTCTACAACGAACTCTTTCAGTTGTGTTCGAGCGTCCAATCGAACCTCCTGGTCATGAACTTAGTACGTCGGCCAGAGCCCGGTCTCTTAAAGTTATCGACAAAACCTATTTACAGTAAAGCCCTTAACGAGGCAAGTGTCTTTCCCCGGGATTTTGCCGACCGGAGTCGGCTACACCGCTGCGATAGTCATATCGGACGGAAAACTCGTTTTGCTCAAGGGCTGTAGGCTTTTCCGACTGATCGATAAACTGCTGCACCAACAACTGGGTCGAAAGTATGCCAATGAACGACATGTTGTCCTTAAACGACAAATGAGCGTGCGAAAGTCGAGCGCACTTCGTTCTCAGTTTGGCCACGGCCTCCGGCTTGAACAAGCCGGTCCGGGCAAGACACTCTTCCGAAAGCATCTCTTCGACATAGGCCGGTGGATCCTCGCAGAAGAAACTATTGGAGTCTGGCGCCATGTATGGTTGTTTGACGCGCTCCACTATCCTTGGCGGCAGTTCTTTCTTCATGGCTCGTTTCAAGATCGCTTTCTCGTTCAAACCGCGAATCTTCAGCCAGGGAGGAATCCGCGATCCCAGTTCGACCACCCGGTGATCCAGAAACGGGTAACGTCCCTCAACAGAATTGGCCGCCGACACGCGGTCTCCCTGAGACGACAAAAGGTAGCCCGAAAGCAACGATTTCGCCTCCAGGAATTGAGCCCGCAGTAGGTGATGCCAATCCTGAAACTGGTCGGGCAGGTCCCGGCCGAAGGCTTCGAGCGAGTCATGATCGCCGATTCGCTGCTTAGCCTCATCGGTGAAGTAATCCTTCAGTTTGACCGTGGTGTTGATGCGCGGCTGGTGCGAGAACAGCCAGGCATCGGACTCCGACAGACCGGCCTTGTAGAAAGTTTCAAGGTAAAACCGAGCCCGCCCCGGCGACAACGGCAGGGTCGGATAGAGCTTTCGCAGCAAAAGCGGACGCCATTCCGAATCAGGCTGACGTGACCAGAACTTGCGCACGAGTGTCTCTTTGAACAGATCATAGCCACCGAATATTTCATCCGCCCCTTCACCGGTGAGAACCACTTTGAAATTGTTGCCACGGACCAACTCAGACAGCATGTACAACGGAGTCGGGGCCGTTCTGAGTATCGGACGCTCGGCATGACGGATTACGTGCGGGAAGTTCGTGGCAATGTCTTGATAGGTGCAGGAAACCTGGTGGTGATTGGTACCCAGATAGTCAGCCATTTCCCGCTGGTAGCCTGATTCGTCGTAAGCTTTGTCCTGAAAAGCTATCGAGAATGTCTCCACCCGGTTATCGGTGAACTGCCGGATAAGCGCTGTTGTCGCCGATGAATCCAAGCCACCGGAAAGGTAGGCGCCGACCGGTACATCAGCTCGCAAACGCAGGCGAACGGCATCGACCAGTAGTTCGTGCAACTCCTCCGCCCATGAATCCGACGACCGGGAGCGGTCGAATTCAGTTGGGAAACTCATATCCCACCAGCGTCCGCTCTCAATCTGTTCTTCTTTGATTTGGAGAAAACTTCCGGCCGGAAGCTCGCTGATCCTTTCAAAGGCTGTC
Above is a window of Candidatus Zixiibacteriota bacterium DNA encoding:
- the asnB gene encoding asparagine synthase (glutamine-hydrolyzing), translating into MCGIAGYFKLNSNTLPDEQLIGRMVNIMRHRGPDEFGVYLDDNCVLGHARLSIIDLTSGSQPLCNEDGSLWIVYNGEVYNYIELREELKTAGHHFRTQSDTEVIVHAWEQWGRDCLDRFNGQFAFAIYDRNKRSLFVARDRLGIRPVFYTVHDGRFVFASEIKGIFCDPSIQPCLDYKGLDEIFTWWTTTPPRTAFERISELPAGSFLQIKEEQIESGRWWDMSFPTEFDRSRSSDSWAEELHELLVDAVRLRLRADVPVGAYLSGGLDSSATTALIRQFTDNRVETFSIAFQDKAYDESGYQREMADYLGTNHHQVSCTYQDIATNFPHVIRHAERPILRTAPTPLYMLSELVRGNNFKVVLTGEGADEIFGGYDLFKETLVRKFWSRQPDSEWRPLLLRKLYPTLPLSPGRARFYLETFYKAGLSESDAWLFSHQPRINTTVKLKDYFTDEAKQRIGDHDSLEAFGRDLPDQFQDWHHLLRAQFLEAKSLLSGYLLSSQGDRVSAANSVEGRYPFLDHRVVELGSRIPPWLKIRGLNEKAILKRAMKKELPPRIVERVKQPYMAPDSNSFFCEDPPAYVEEMLSEECLARTGLFKPEAVAKLRTKCARLSHAHLSFKDNMSFIGILSTQLLVQQFIDQSEKPTALEQNEFSVRYDYRSGVADSGRQNPGERHLPR